TAAATATTACATATTCAGTTAATATATTGCATAGATTTATCAATAATTCaagtttatataattgaaaagtAATAAATAGAGTACTCAAATAGTTGAGGTATATCTTATATTATAACCTATATTATACTGGATACCTAGTGGTACTAAAATGTATAGTGATGTGAATTGGATATTTGatactaaaaattcaaaatccacAAGTGGATATATCTTTATACTGGGTAGAGCAGTTGtgttattaaaattatgtaaGAAAACATGTATCATAAGAACCACgatgtaattaaaatttattgttcttgataaaactgaaaagaaagttaagtggctttgaaattttttagagAATACTACATTTGGTCAACACCAATGCCAATAATTCATGTTCATTATGATATGTAGTTTGTAATAGAAAAGGGATAAATTAAGATGTATAATGGTAAGCCTAAACATATATGTCAAAGACATAATACCATTAAACACATATTCTCGagtaagattattttaattgattatgtAGAGTTAAGAAACAATATTGCGGATTTACCAACTAAATATTTACTGAGAGAGCTTGTGTATAATTCATTGATGAGAATgagtttaaaaactttaaagatgaaaaagtgtAAAAATAGTAACCCTAACTAGTTGATAAGAGATCccaagatatatattttaaaataatctaagtTATATAACATTCTTAATAACACTTTTAcgattagtattacacataaaaaatcaattatagaCACTAATATAATTAGATCTGCTCTTCATAGACAAACTTAGGATTTGCAATCCCAGGTAAGATTGGTTCAGGATCATGGGATCCTTTTCTATCAGATAGGAAGGGTTGTTGCACAAAATGTATTTCTAAGTAATTGCCCCATAGATCCTATATCTATCTATATGAAGAAGAAATCATGTAACGAAGGGGATTCTTATTTGTACAAATGGTACTTCGAACTTGGAACGAGCATGAAGAAATTAACGATACTTCTTTATCTCATAGATATATATAGAATTCTGTGGAAAGCCGTATTCGATGAAAGTCGTATGTACGACTTGGAGGGAGGTCTTTCATATCTTTCGAGATCCACCCTACAATATGGGGTCAAAAAGccaaaataaatgattttattagcCCTTATAAAAGGAAAACTGATTCTTGAAAATCCCTTACACGCTCATGTCACGTCGAGGTAGTGCAGAAGAATAACTGTAGTATGATAAAAGCTTTAGTGATTATAGTGTCATAATATATCCCGTTGAGTATAAAAGAATACTtacaataaaagattatctataTCCCGTAGAAATATAGCATTACCTTCTACTAAACTGTAATCCGTATGGTCCCCTATTATACATATCTACAAACTCAGCTTTTACAAATCTTGCTTCACTAGTTTGATAAATCTCTCCTATCTTGTCTGGAAGTTCAGTGTCCTTATGCAGAAGGCAAACAGGAATGCGAAGAAGACTGTAAAGCCAACTAAGACTGCGGCAACCTGCCCCATGAAATCTGGGTCATATCCATAATTTTCTTGTATATAAGCCTTTATCGGAGTAGTACCATTGCGACCAGGAACAGTAATGGGGTCCGAAACATCACCGTATTGGGACACGATTAGTCCATACACTGTCCACGCTAGAGGGCAAATCCAATAGTACCAGACCCACCACTTGGGAATTCTCTGAAAATTCAAACGGAAACAGAGTTGTGTCATTACACTAGTACGGCGAAGATTAAGTTAAAAATGATCACAAAAGAGAATacttaagaaagaaaataaacgTACCGGTCTTGGTATAAAGAAGCCAGAGAAAAGATTGAAGAGAGAATAGAATGTTGCTGCAAAGATGGCTGCTACTTGGTGGTTTGGGGTAACGGAAACAGTCATCATTCCATAGTATGTGAAGtaaaggaaggaaaagaaattgaCAAAGAAGAACCACAAGAATTTGGCTGCAGTCCATTCGAAGGACACCATGGCATACACAATAAGTGTATAGTATGTAGTTTGAACAAATACGTATGGTATTTCACAAACAACCTGCATGTCGTACAGTACAGAGTTCGGTCAGTTTGATGTATATGTACACAAGCTCTTTAAGGATACAGATTAATTCCACTTCAACTCACCTGTGCAATGGCATAGGGTAATGCAGAATACATTCCAGCTGCTTTTTCTCGGTAAAACACGGTTCTTTCGACTGCTACAACTGGTTGTACAGTTGAGCAGTTGTTAATACCAACAAACAagacagaagcatacatggcaCCGATAATCATAGACAGATCGCTTGAGCTATCCCTGAATATCATAGagcatatattaatttttggcCTACAGATCAACCATGTTATGTTTGTATTCTAAGCAGGAGTGATAGATACTGACCTTTTTGTCCCGACCTTCCAGAATATGCTACCAACCATAAGAGCACAAACCAAGGTGAAGAAGTATCTAACAAGGTTGTAATCAGGACTTCTCCAGTATGTCCACCACTGCTTCCAAAGGCAAGATTTGAACTGCCCCCATGCAGACTCTGAATACTGAGTGGCGAAATAAAGGTCTGTTGCTCCTGGTGGTGGTGTGCTCAACTCCTTCACCAAAGCCTTGTTTCTCCTGCTCATATGGAAACAAGAATTGAgctcaaaatttgaaatttagcatataacataaataaataattttcgtTTGGTTGTGACTGGACATACTGATGCAAGGATGAAGATTTGAACTGTTCCGCAAAGTCCATTCCAAGCCGGACTTCAGCTGCAACTGAACTCACTTCTAGCATCCATGTCGCTGGATTGTACTTCTCTTTGATTTTAGGGACTCCAGGAATGGCCTGTAGTAATTCAGCCATTATTTATGAAATCAGGTTAAGGAATCGATCTTTATCAATAATTGGATCAGGAGAATCTCAGGGAGATCAAATTACCTCGAAGTATTCAACGATCTTGTGAGAGTTTCGACCCAATGGTCCTGAGTAGATTGCCTGCCCTCCCCTCTTCATTAATAACAATTCATCAAAGGCTTCAAAGATGTCAATGCTAGGTTGATGGATCGTACAGACAACTGTTCTCCCAGTATCCACAGTGTTTCTCACAGTCCTCATAACAATGGCAGCTGCCCTTGCATCAAGACCAGAAGTTGGTTCATCCATGAAAATGATGGAGGGATTAGCAACCAGTTCCACTGCTATTGTTAACCTTTTTCTCTGTTCTGTTGACAACCCTGTGATTCCTGGAAGCCCAACTACAGCATCCTTGAGATTGTTTAGCTCGACCAACTCCATCACTTCATCCACGAAAATCTGAAAAGATAAAATCCCACCATTTTTTTAGTTCGTAAATTACCACCTCGGACTTTAATTATGATAAGTTAAATTGTGGAGCAGTAACAAATTTACCATCTTTTCTTGTTTGCTGACTTCTTTAGGGAGCCGAAGAAATGCTGAATAAATCAAAGATTCTTTAACAGTGACTTGAGGAGAGTGGATATCATTCTGTTCGCAATATCCAGAAATTCTTGCAAATGTTTCCTGTTTCTTGGAGAACCCGGAAATTTTAATATCACCTTCAATGTATCCACCAGTCTTTCTTCCTGCCAAAACATCCATCAGTGTGGTCTTTCCAGCTCCACTGACTCCCATTAATGCCGCAAGTACTCCAGGCCTAAATGCTCCTGTTACTTCTCGAAGTAGTTGCAGCCTATCCTCTGGAACTCCTTGCTCCTTCATTTCCTATTACCATCAATTAAAATTGGTTACTGAAGGAGTTTTAAGTGGTATTTTCTGTATAAAAGAGTTCGGGTTCACAAGTAGGATGTCTATGGGATGAATGAAGCTTTTGATAAATTGAGTTTAGACTGAAAGTAGAAGGTATTGATTCCTACCGGGGGCATGTCCACAAAATAATTCATACTGTCAAAGGACATGGCTAGAGGAGTGAAAGGAAGAACCATTCCTCTCTTAGGAGCAACTCCATTTGCTGCCTCAAGTGAATCGGCATTTCCACTGACTCCATTGGGATTGGATGGGCTCCTCGTTTTCAAGATTGCCATTTCACCTGTGATATGACAAGTCCATGTAAGGAATTGAAGCGTTTTATGCAGTTCTGACGAGATTGAAACAGAGAGCATGAAATCCATATCTTTTTAGGTTCCTTACTTGTATTGGTTCCATTAGAATGGGATAATGACTGTGTTGACCTGGTTCCTTCTTTTGTTGTTTCCTCAGAGATTATGGCCTGTGGCTTTCCAGCAGCTATTGtcaaacaaaaacatgaagaagattAGCTACCTTAAAGAAGAGAATGAGTTGAAATCAGGAAAACAATTTCACATCATGCACATTTTATTGAAGGTAATGCTTTGACTTACGACTAAAGTACGCGAGAGCAAAGGTGAAGAGAACATTGAATAGAACAGCAAAGCCTAGAATAGAAGCTGTGCCAATCCAATACCAGTTCTTATCTGTGTAAACATCAAAGCTCTTGAGCACTGCTGTGCCTAAAATGGTAGAGCCGTCTGAATCCTGTAAtgcaatcaaaatattattctgaaACTTGCTTTTATTTATAACACAAGTCTAAATGCTAACTCTAGTGCATTTGATTGATAATATGTAAAGGTTGATGCTGCAGATAGAGTTATTTTGAGCATGATATCTCACGTTTTTGTTCATCCACCTTGGTGCAGACATTTCGTTCACAGCTATGGCATTGAAACCATAAGACAAAGGTGAAACCCAATAACCCCATCCCCACCAATCTGGAATGGTACCTGTCATCATGGTAGCAACTCTCTATTAATGCATTCAAAGCCAAGAATTTCAGAATTCTGGGGGCAACATGTTATTTCATTCTAACCTTTAGGTAAGATGAAACCTCCAAGCAAGAAAACAAGGAGTAGAGTGAGAGCCCCGCCGGTGTTGGAAATGATCATGGTTCTGCAGACCCCAGCAATAAGCCTAAAGAGTCCAGCAGCCATCTGTTGGATGAAAAATACCAGCAGCAGTTGCTTGGAAAACCTGAAAAACAAGATCAGGAAATTGTCACTCAAATGATCGTGCAACACAACATCATCGTTAATTTGAGAAGTTGTGGATTGGCTACGCCTCTTTACCTGCTAGCTTCAGGTGCAAAACCAACGGAGTAATAGGTAATTGACACCCAAACAACAGACTCAATTATAGACATTGGCAGCTGCAGCAAGAAAGTTGGCAGAGTGAAAGTCCAGGCAGGATGGAATTGAAGATCTCTTTGCTTGAAAAATACTGGAAGCCTCTTGATTACAAGCGAGATCTCAGCAAAACCATTGAACATGTTAATGAACATCGTAAACAAAAGGGCACCAATGTATACCGCTCCATCTTCTTCATTCCTTGTGTGCATTTTAGATTTGATGAACACCGTGGACATTATAATTGCCATAATAAGAAGTTGAACCGTCTTGGCTACATAAACATATGCATTTCTCTTAACCAGTATCCATTCTCGATCCCAACATGCCTTGAGTAGTTCCATTCTGGGAACAGAATACTTCGAGAATGACAGAGCTGCTTTGTGGCCTTGGGTCTTGTCAAATGGCACGGAAAGCTCATTCTCTAGCCTCATCCCCACATGGAACCTCTTGAACCTTTCAACAAATTCTGGGACTGTTACGTATCTATATGGCTTGTTTCTATCATCCCAATACTGTTCCTGGTCTTTCTTCGAAGTAACCTGCAGTCAAGAGCCATtaatcaaaaccatgatgtgtcTGCTAGGCTTGCTTGACAGAGGACAAAGCCCGCCAGTTGGTTATGGGCcggtttcaattaaaaaaaacgaagagGTTTACCTCTTGTAAGAAATCAGCTGTGCCCTTCCTCTCAGGACAGCGGAACCCACAGCTCTCAAAGAAAGCAAGAATGTGTTCTCGTGGACCCTGGTATACAATCTGGCCTTCTGATAAAAGGATGATATCATCAAAGAGATCAAACGTCTCAGGAGCAGGTTGGAGCAGGGACACCAAGATTGTAGCCTCGGTGTAGTGTACAATGTGCTGCAAGCACTTCACTATTTGATATGTCGTGGAGCTATCTAGACCGGTGGATATCTCATCCATGAAAAGTGTTTTTGTGGGTCCAACAATCATCTCCCCTGGATTAATCATGGAGATTAAAGCATtaggaaacaaacaaaatgaCAGCAGCTAGCTACATGCTTGCCCATATTATCATTAAACAAATGTTCTTTTGACTTCATTCGATGGACGGGCCTATATTTTAATTCTTCTTGAGCATGGTTAGGTAAGTAATTGCGGTTTCGACGGCAGTAACTTCTTAAACAGGTTTCTATAACAGAGAAACGACAGCTGCGAATGGCTTTTGTAAGAAGACACCAACGCTGGATGTCTAAAGAGGAGTTGGTGGGAGAACCACAAGGAAATGGTCAATTATAACATTACAGAAAGCTAATTTTAGGCCTGCATGAAGAATATGCCAACACACACTTTGTCAACATATAATtggataaatattattataaattatcaacCTGTAGTCACTCGCTTTTTCTGTCCACCCGATATCCCTCGTATCATGTCATCTCCAACGATGGTATCCTTGCATATATCAAGTCCTAGTATCTGCTcatccaaaacaaaattaaaaaaaattaaaaaaaggagaaattagGAACCATATATGAAGCTTCCATGCCACCATCCTCTTAAGGTTATTTAAGCAATGATATTCCATTGTTAGGGAAATTCTTCTGAACTTACTTTGAGTGTGTAGTCAGTAATGAGACTGCTTTCAACTCCTTCCATTGCAGTTGCCTGAAAATTACAGTTGAAATTTATTATGTAACTTCAagatttgttaatatttatgatGTCACGCCACATATGCATGCATGTGGCAACTTGCTCTTTCTTAATTTGTAGCTAGCTTGGCATTTACCTTCATGAAAAGATCCACTTCTGCCTCTGGAAATATTCCAGCATCCTTCTCTCTTCTTGCAAGCTCACTTAGGAGATCTATGGGTATAAATATAACATAGccaattcaattaatttgatcttcattaatTTCTTATCCCTCGATTgacaagagaaaataaattattaaacttcGTATAATATAATCACCATATCGTGTCCCGACCCCTTGACACCTTGCTGAGAAATCCAAGGTTTCTTTCACGGTCATTTCTCCTATGTGAACATCGTTTTGGCTGATATATGCTGATGATTTCCGTGGCATAAATTCCTTGAGTTCATATCCATTGTATGTTAGGTCTCCTGTAACCTGCTCAAAATAAATTGTATCAATTATAAGAAAACGGCGCCATTCTTATGCACGCcaaacatatattatatataataaatatttgtcaCCAACCTTAAGAGTGGGGTCCAACTTTCCTGCTAGAGCTAACAAAAGAGTTGTTTTTCCTGAGGATGGTGGTCCCAGCAGTAGTGCCATCCTGTAACAGAACAAAATTTAAAGGGTCAGATCAACTGATGAAAAAGGATAGATAGTAGTAATTACAGAACGAAAAAAGACACAGATATAATTACCGTGAATGTTTTATAACCCCAGATGCATCTTTTAGGATTGTGAGCTTAGTTCTCTGAGCCAAATTAATCCCAACTACACCAAGAGCTGATTCAAACATGTTTCTTGCAGCATTTGGAAGGGTGGGGAGAGCTCTGGTGCCAAAATGGCAGTCAGCTTCAATTGTTAAATGATCAAACCTGACCTCAATTGTCGGGAGTCGGATGCCAACCCTGCAATTACAGGGAAATTATTAATTGAGTTGACTCGATCTGCAGGGTCTAGATGAGTTGAAACAGTCATAGTAACTAAAAGAGTGAGAAGATCAAGTTTTACTGTGATCCTGTAAATGGCTTAACATTGGATACACCAAGTTGGGTGACGCCAAGTTTGCCTTGgtcaaattaacaattaaatccTTTTATACTTGGGTGACGccaatgattaatcaaatacaGATTAAATAGAACAAGCCGATGTAACTTGGGTGACGCCAAATTTGCCTTGGT
This genomic interval from Populus alba chromosome 1, ASM523922v2, whole genome shotgun sequence contains the following:
- the LOC118051313 gene encoding ABC transporter G family member 35, which codes for MDGVERARASGRRSSHNGLSRSISRSLSRASWNMEDMFSVGRQSRRSNLVDEDEEALKWAAIEKLPTYNRLRTSIIKSFVDTEDQGSKMLQHKEVDVRKLDINERQNFIDKLFKVAEEDNEKYLKKFRQRVDKVGIRLPTIEVRFDHLTIEADCHFGTRALPTLPNAARNMFESALGVVGINLAQRTKLTILKDASGVIKHSRMALLLGPPSSGKTTLLLALAGKLDPTLKVTGDLTYNGYELKEFMPRKSSAYISQNDVHIGEMTVKETLDFSARCQGVGTRYDLLSELARREKDAGIFPEAEVDLFMKATAMEGVESSLITDYTLKILGLDICKDTIVGDDMIRGISGGQKKRVTTGEMIVGPTKTLFMDEISTGLDSSTTYQIVKCLQHIVHYTEATILVSLLQPAPETFDLFDDIILLSEGQIVYQGPREHILAFFESCGFRCPERKGTADFLQEVTSKKDQEQYWDDRNKPYRYVTVPEFVERFKRFHVGMRLENELSVPFDKTQGHKAALSFSKYSVPRMELLKACWDREWILVKRNAYVYVAKTVQLLIMAIIMSTVFIKSKMHTRNEEDGAVYIGALLFTMFINMFNGFAEISLVIKRLPVFFKQRDLQFHPAWTFTLPTFLLQLPMSIIESVVWVSITYYSVGFAPEASRFSKQLLLVFFIQQMAAGLFRLIAGVCRTMIISNTGGALTLLLVFLLGGFILPKGTIPDWWGWGYWVSPLSYGFNAIAVNEMSAPRWMNKNDSDGSTILGTAVLKSFDVYTDKNWYWIGTASILGFAVLFNVLFTFALAYFSPAGKPQAIISEETTKEGTRSTQSLSHSNGTNTSEMAILKTRSPSNPNGVSGNADSLEAANGVAPKRGMVLPFTPLAMSFDSMNYFVDMPPEMKEQGVPEDRLQLLREVTGAFRPGVLAALMGVSGAGKTTLMDVLAGRKTGGYIEGDIKISGFSKKQETFARISGYCEQNDIHSPQVTVKESLIYSAFLRLPKEVSKQEKMIFVDEVMELVELNNLKDAVVGLPGITGLSTEQRKRLTIAVELVANPSIIFMDEPTSGLDARAAAIVMRTVRNTVDTGRTVVCTIHQPSIDIFEAFDELLLMKRGGQAIYSGPLGRNSHKIVEYFEAIPGVPKIKEKYNPATWMLEVSSVAAEVRLGMDFAEQFKSSSLHQRNKALVKELSTPPPGATDLYFATQYSESAWGQFKSCLWKQWWTYWRSPDYNLVRYFFTLVCALMVGSIFWKVGTKRDSSSDLSMIIGAMYASVLFVGINNCSTVQPVVAVERTVFYREKAAGMYSALPYAIAQVVCEIPYVFVQTTYYTLIVYAMVSFEWTAAKFLWFFFVNFFSFLYFTYYGMMTVSVTPNHQVAAIFAATFYSLFNLFSGFFIPRPRIPKWWVWYYWICPLAWTVYGLIVSQYGDVSDPITVPGRNGTTPIKAYIQENYGYDPDFMGQVAAVLVGFTVFFAFLFAFCIRTLNFQTR